A stretch of Macadamia integrifolia cultivar HAES 741 chromosome 7, SCU_Mint_v3, whole genome shotgun sequence DNA encodes these proteins:
- the LOC122084796 gene encoding caffeic acid 3-O-methyltransferase-like, whose protein sequence is MALTMEEEQSELLAMEMVSASVLPMVLKAALELHVFDIIAEAGPSARLSPLDIASRLPTQNPDAPRLLDRMLRLLASHSALTCSVLNHDNRVYGLAPASKLFLKDKDGGSLASFFTHRIQDYDITKSWYHLKDSILEGGGTPFYKAHGMDIVEYVVSDPKRIEVFGSSLSEFNVLLMKKVLDTYEGFEGLQVLVDVGGGNGQILSMIISKYPSIKGINFDQSHVIEKAPPRSGTNVASKCILQMEIQFTILNGYGRERTKEKFAALAREAGFAGVRVASCAYTYSILEFYK, encoded by the exons ATGGCTTTGACAATGGAAGAAGAACAGAGTGAATTGTTGGCCATGGAAATGGTGAGTGCTTCTGTTCTGCCCATGGTATTGAAAGCAGCTTTGGAGCTCCATGTGTTCGACATAATAGCCGAAGCTGGTCCTAGCGCACGGCTCTCCCCTCTAGACATTGCATCTCGGCTACCCACTCAGAACCCAGATGCACCACGTCTTCTCGATCGTATGCTACGTCTTCTGGCTTCCCACTCTGCTCTCACTTGCTCTGTTCTCAACCATGACAACAGGGTCTATGGTTTGGCACCTGCCTCGAAGCTGTTTCTTAAGGACAAGGATGGAGGGTCCTTGGCTTCCTTCTTCACTCATCGTATCCAGGATTATGATATTACCAAGAGCTG GTACCACTTGAAGGATTCAATTCTAGAAGGAGGTGGGACTCCATTCTATAAAGCACATGGAATGGACATTGTGGAATATGTTGTGAGCGACCCTAAACGGATTGAGGTTTTTGGAAGCTCATTGTCTGAATTTAATGTACTCTTGATGAAGAAAGTTCTTGATACATACGAAGGGTTCGAAGGCCTGCAAGTTCTGGTTGATGTAGGTGGAGGGAATGGACAAATCCTTAGTATGATCATCTCCAAATATCCATCCATCAAGGGTATCAATTTTGATCAGTCTCATGTTATAGAAAAAGCGCCCCCTCGTTCAG GGACAAATGTTGCTTCTAAATGCATTCTGCAAATGGAAATACAATTCACAATTCTAAACGGTTATGGAAGggagagaacaaaagaaaaatttgcTGCTTTGGCAAGAGAAGCTGGATTTGCCGGTGTTCGTGTGGCTTCTTGTGCTTACACCTACTCGATCTTAGAATTCTATAAGTAG